The DNA region GATTCAACGTGGTGTATGCCTTCCCGGGCATGGTCATTGCAACGTTGTTTGTCACATTCCCACTGATGGTCCGAGAGGTGATGCCTGTCTTGCAGGAGCTTGGATCTCAGCAAGAAGAAGCTGCTTCAACGCTTGGTGCATACGGCTGGAGAACGTTCTGGAGTGTTACCTGGCCATCCATCCGCTGGGCAGTTGTGTACGGTCTTGTGTTGACGGTTGCACGCTCGCTTGGGGAATTTGGTGCGGTGCTGGTTGTATCGGGTAACATCATGAACAAAACGCAGACAGCAACAACGCTTGTATATCAGGATGTTGAGAATTTTAATGTAGCTGCCGCAAATGGTGTGGCATTGGTACTGGTTACCTTTTCCGTCGGGCTGCTGCTTATGATGGAATGGGCCAAGAAGCGAAAGGAAGTGCATTGAGATGCATGTGGAAGTCCGTGATCTGAACAAACATTTCGGTGATTTTCATGCGGTAAAAGATGTCTCGTTCGATATTGCCAAAGGCCATCTGATCGGTTTGCTGGGACCCAGCGGAGGTGGGAAAACATCCATTCTGCGTATGCTGGCGGGTCTGGAGAACCCGGGTTCCGGGGAGATTCGTTTTCACGGAAAGATCGTCAACCATCTGCCTCCACAGGAGCGGGGAATCGGATTTGTATTTCAGAACTACGCCTTGTTCAAACATATGACGGTATTTGATAATATCGCCTTTGGACTCAAGGTCAAAAAGACACCTAAAACCCAGATCCGTGATCGGGTCATGGAGCTTGTGGAGTTGACGGGGCTGAAGGGGTTCGAGCAGCGTTATCCGCATCAGTTGTCTGGTGGACAGCGTCAGCGTGTTGCTTTTGCCAGAGCATTGGCACCGGAGCCGCAGCTGCTGTTGCTGGATGAGCCATTCGCCGCCATTGATGCCAAGATCCGTCAGGAACTGCGTTCCTGGCTGAGAGAGCTGATTGAGCGGGTAGGCATCACTTCGATTTTTGTAACCCATGACCAGGATGAAGCCATTGAAGTTGCCGACGAAATTATGATTATCAGCCAAGGGCGGTTGGAGCAGAAAGGCACGCCATGGGATATATACAAGAATCCGGAGACACCTTTTGTTGCCACATTTATCGGGGAATCCACCGTTGTGGAGGACGCTTCACAGCTCAAGGGCTTCGAACATGCGGTCGAAGGAGAGCGCACACGTGCGCTGATCCGGCCTGAGTATATTGAGATCGGTTTGAAAAACGAGTTTAGCATGCTGTCCGCTACTGAAAAGGGAACGGTTAAACACCTTCATTTTCGTGGCAGTGAATGGATGGTCGAAGTGGAAGTTGAGGGACATAAACTGATCACGTATCGTTCCCTGGAAAAAACCACCTTGCAAGTCGGCCAACAGATCCGGGTACTTGTCCATCGGGCGTATCTGTTCAATGATTCCGATAGCTGGGTGGTGGAGAACCGATTGAAGGAAGATCCAATGCCGGTCATCATCTAAGCAGAGCATCAATGGTTCAAGGAACCATCTATAATTTTGGAAAGAGGGCTGCCCATGCAGACGAGGAAGAAGAAAATCACCCCTTTATATGCTGTCCTCATGCTTCTGCTCGTCTGCATGACCGTTGGATGCAGCAAGCAGGAGGATGCGAGCGAACAGAGCGGAGCATCCGCAGACGACCAGTCCAATACGCTGGTTATCGGTGCTTACAGTGTAGCCAAAGACGCCGTTGGAGAGTTGCTGCCCAAATTTCAGGAGGAATGGAAAGCCAAGACGGGGCAGACCGTTCACTTCCAAGAATCCTATGAAGCTTCCGGCACGCAGGCGAGAGCCATTGTTGGCGGATTTGAAGCCGATGTTGCGCTTCTCGCAATGGAGAGTGATATTGATAAGCTGGTCAAAGCCGATCTGGTCAGCTCCAATTGGAAGCAGACACCGAATGAAGGCATGATCACCCGTTCGATTGTTGTTCTCGGTACAAGAGCAGGTAACCCGCTTGGGATTCGTGATTTTGAAGATTTGACCAAGCCGGGTGTGAAGGTGCTCTATCCTAATCCGAAGACGTCAGGCGGAGCCCAATGGGATATTAATGCCATTTACGGTGCGGGCTTGAAGCTATCTGAGGAGCAAGGGAAAAAAGATCCTGCTGTGGCTAAAGCCTTTTTGGAAAAGGTACATGAGAACGTCGAGTCACTGGATAAGAGCGGTCGATCCTCAATGGCGGCTTTTGAATATGGCGTGGGGGATGTTATCGTCACGTATGAGAATGAACTGCTTGCCCGGATTGCCAAGGGAGTAAATTATGACATCGTCGTTCCCAAAAACACGATCCTGATTGAAAATCCGGCGGTTGTTGTAGACAAATATGCGGATAAGCATGGCAATCGTGAATTGGCTGAAGCCTTTGTAGCGTATCTGCGTACGCCGGAGGCCCAGCGCATTTTTGCCAAGCACGGGTTCCGTTCGGTAGACCCTGATGTGTTTGCAGAGACAAAGTCTGCGTTCCCGACGCCCGAAGGTCTGTTCGATATTAATTACCTCGGCGGATGGGATAAAGTGCGCAGTACACTGTATTCCAAACGAGGTGTATGGTACCAGGTGTTGGCGGGATTATAGACCATACCATATCACACGGTTATTGAATTTTAGACGATAAATTATGACCCAAACCTTCATTTCACGATATAAAGTGAGCTGGAGGTTTTTTGCATTTCTAGACTAAGATGTTAATTCATTTAAACCCGATAGGTTAAGTTGGAAAAAATCGTTGCTTTTTGTTTAATCCTTGCCTATACTAACTAACAGAACATCAAATTACAGCGAGGGGAAATATCATAATGAAATCTAAAAAAATGTGGCTGTCCATGATGCTGGTACTGGTTATCGCAATCATGACTGCATGCGGAAGCAGCGGTGACGGAACAAGCTCTTCGTCTAATACCGGAGAAAATACAGCAACGACAGATAATGGTCAACCGAAAGACGGCGGCAGCATCATTATTGCTGTTCAGGATGACCCTAAAGTGATGAATCCGATTTATGCGGGTGACCGTGTAACGTTGACGATTGATCAATCCTTATATGCTCCACTGTTCAATGTGAATGATGGCAAAAAAACGTATGTACTCGCAGACAGTGACAGCTTCTCTGATGATCACCTGACGTATACGTTGAAGCTGAAAGACGGGCTGAAATGGCATGACGGACAGCCTTTGACAGCGGATGATATCGTGTTCACGATGGATAGCATCCTTGATGAGAAACAGCACAGTTCTTCCCGCAGTCAGTATGTTTTTGATGGCAAACCGGTGAAAGTAACCAAGATCGACGACCTGACGGTGGAATTCAAATTGCCGGAAGTATCTGCTGCTTTTGAAGGAGCATTGGTTTCTTTCTATCCAATTCCTAAACATATTTTTGAAGGCGAAGCCGATATTGAGAAAAGCGACAAAAACAACAACCCGATCGGTTCCGGTCCGTTCAAGTTCAAGGAATACCGTCCGGGCGAATACGTAACACTGGAACGTTTTGATGATTACTTTGCAGGCAAAGCTCATCTGGATAGCGTGACGTACCGTGTAGCGAAAGATCCAAATGCGGCGAACCTGGCCCTGCAAAACGGCGAAATTCAAATGCGTATGGTCGACACACAGGATTACAACAAATTGAATGACACAGGCAAATTCAACATGCTGACTTACCCGGAAGGCCGCTTGCAATACATGGTGTTCAACCTGAACGTGCCTTCAATGCAAAAGAAAGAAGTTCGTCAAGCCATCGCTTATGCTTTGGATAAAAATGAACTGATTACCGCTTCGTATTCCTCAGCTGATTTTGCTGAACCGGCTCCGTCGATTCTGACACCGGATACGTTATACCAAACGGATGATGTTGAGAAATACGACTACAACGTGGAAAAAGCGAAGCAACTGCTGGCTGATGCAGGCGTAAGCAACCTGAAATTACGTCTTGCGTACACAAACACTAACAAACCACAAACCAGCCAAGCGCTGTACATTCAGCAAAAACTGAAAGACGTTGGCATTGAAGTGGAATTGCTGCCGATGGACGGAACGGCTTATGGTAACCGTACACTGGACATGAACAATACAGACTTTGAACTGTCCTTTGGTGGATACATCATGGGTTATGAGCCGGATGCCTATAAATCTCTCTTCCTGAGCGATGCGGCATACAACTACTCCCATTACAAAAATGCCGATTTCGACAAGCTGTGGAATGAAGCTGCCGTTCAAATTGACGAAACCAAACGTGGCGATTTGTACAAACAAATCCAACAAACCGTAGCAAATGAAATGACTGTATACCCCATTGCCTACACGAAAGCTGTAGTCGCTGTGGATAACACATACGGCGGCGTTGAAGATGCAAATCCGAAACCAGTCGTTATGCTCGAAGATCTGTCTAAACTATTTAAAAAATAATCATATAGAATGAAACGTATCGGAGTGCCCGATGTGAATCCTTGCTTCAATCCACATGCGTTCATTCTATATAACAAGCCAATAACGCCGGCCGCGAGGCCGGCGTTGATTCGGAGGTGCCCATGTGAACAACTATATTGTCCGAAGGATCGCACAAGCGATTCCGCTTCTTTTTGTAATCTCCATCGTATCGTTCACCTTGATCAAGCTGGCGCCCGGCGATCCGGTGCTTTCCTTTGTTACCCCGAATATGGGAGCAGAGGATGTGGAACGTATTCGGCAAAACCTCGGACTTGATCAGCCGATGTACGTGCAGTATGTCGTATGGCTCAAAAATGTTTTGTCTGGTGATCTCGGTTATTCACTGGTGAACCATCGACCGGTTGCCGAGATGATTATTGAACGCTTGCCTGCAACGTTTGGCTTAATGGGGGTGTCGCTATTATTATCTTTGCTCATTTCCATTCCGCTCAGCATGATTGCGGGCTCGCGTCAGAACAGCCTGTTTGACCGTGGACTCAGCCTGATCTCGTATATCGGGATATCGATTCCAAGCTTCTGGTTCGGTATGATGCTGATCTATTTCTTTGCAGTAGAGCTGCACTGGTTGCCGAGCATGGGTATGCGAACAGTCGGTATGGACTCCGCATGGGATATTATCAAACACGGTATTCTGCCATGCACAGTATTGACCTTTATGAACGTGTCCGTGTACATGCGCTATATTCGATCGAATACAATCAGTCAACTGGAAGAGGACTATGTTCAGATTCAGTATGCCTACGGTGCAACGAAAGGAACGGTACTGCTTCGTCACGTGCTCAAAAATGTACTGCTGCCTGTAATCACCATTCTGGGCATGTCTTTGCCGGAGTTGATTGCGGGAGCATTTATTACGGAGTCCGTTTTCTCGTGGCCGGGAATGGGCTCGCTCGGAATCTCGGCCGTTCACGGTCTGGATTATCCGATTATTATGGGTATTACGATGATGTCTTCTGTGCTGCTGGTCGTCGGAAACCTGATAGCTGATATCTTATATGGCGTGGTAGATCCACGAATCAAGACAACGGGGTGAGACAAAAATGAATTCAATGCGCTGGCGTAATTTACGGACGCAGTTCCGGCAGCAGAAACTGGGCCTTGCAGCTGTCATCATATTGGGCATCTTTGTGCTCGCATCCCTGTTTGCGTTTCTGTCTCCGCATGATCCTAATGAAATTGTAGTGATGGAACGGCTTCAACAGCCAAGTGCAGATCATTGGTTTGGTACGGATGATTACGGACGGGATTATCTGGCTAGGGCCTTGTATGGAGGGCGGGTATCTCTCGCCGTAGGTTTCCTGTCGATGGCGATCGCCGTTATTGTAGGAACTCTTGTAGGGACGGTTAGTGGTTATTTTGGCGGCTGGGTGGATAATACGTTGATGCGTATTGTTGATGTGCTCATGTCGATTCCATCCTTCTTTCTGATGCTGATCCTGAACGCATATCTCAAGCCGGGGATTGGTACGATTATTGTCATTATCGGGGTGTTAAGCTGGATGAATATTGCCCGGATTGTCAGGGCTGAAGCGATGTCAGTCAAGCAGCGGGAATATGTGCTGTATGCGCGTGTATCGGGTCAGAAGCCGGGCCGGATCATTATGAAGCATATCATTCCCAATGTCATACCCACCATCATTGTGGCAGCCACGATCAACATCGCGAGTGCAATTCTGATGGAATCGTCGCTAAGCTTCCTCGGACTGGGAGTCAAACAGCCGAACTCCTCATGGGGAAGCATGCTTAACGATGCGCAGGGCTTTATTAGTGAAGCGCCGTATATGGCGATCTTCCCGGGACTGTTTATTTTGCTGACGGTGCTATCGTTTAACTTCTTGGGCGATGTGTTCCGCGTAGCCTTTGAGCCGAAAGCGAACAAGCGATAGATGATCGTTTACTGCCAAATTTTTTAGAATAGAGAAGTTATTCTGATCGCGAAGTAATTCAGTGTAATATTAATCTTTTAACTTATATAGTCGACAACCCATATCATGTAAACAGCGGGGTGAATACAACAATGACAGATTTATTATCGGTCAAACAACTGAAAACGTCCTTTGCAACGCGGGAAGGTGAGATACAGTCCGTCCGGGGTGTGAGTTTTACGTTAAATGAGGGCGAAGTGGTGGGACTGGTCGGCGAGTCCGGCAGCGGAAAAAGTGTAACCGCCCGTTCGCTGATCCGACTGATCCAGCCGCCAGGCCAGATTACGGATGGTCAGATTTTGTTCAGGGGAGAAGATTTGCTGACCAAGTCGGACAAGGAGCTGCGCAAAATCCGGGGTAACCGCATCTCGATGATTTTTCAGGACCCGATGACATCACTTAACCCAGTGGTTCGTGTAGGCAAACAGATGACAGAGGTCATCCGTCGTCACCGAAAAATGGACAAGGCGGCAGCACGCAAGGAAGCAATCGAGTTGCTGCGACAAGTGGGCATTCCCTCTCCGGAAGAGCGAATTGACCAATATCCACACGAGTTCAGCGGAGGCATGAGACAACGGGTAATGATCGCTATGGCTCTGTCCTGCAAGCCGGAGTTATTGATCGCTGATGAACCGACGACGGCACTGGATGTGACCATTCAGGCACAGATCTTGCAGCTGATGCAGGAACTGAAAGAGTCCACGCAGACGTCCATTCTAATGATTACGCATGACCTTGGCGTTGTTGCGCAGGTCTGTACCCGTGTAATTGTGATGTACGGTGGACTCATTATGGAAGAAGGGCCTGTGGAACGTATTTTCGCTCATCCTCAGCATCCATATACCCAAGGGTTGCTGCGTTCCATTCCGAAACCCGGCGAGGAAGGTGGACGCCAGCGGCTGGCAACGATTGAGGGCACACCGCCCAATCTGCTTCACCCACCAACCGGGTGCCCATTTATGGAACGTTGCCCACACGCCATGGAGGTATGCAAACAGATGCCTGCGTACACTGAGACTGCGCCCGGTCATCGAGCGCTATGCTGGTTGCTGGACGATAAGGCTCGGGAACAGCCTCAAGTACAAGCAGATGCAACGTCAGAGGAGGTGGAGAAATGAGTTCAGGAACAGATCAGCGTGAAGTATTGCTGGACGTGCGTGGATTGAAAAAATATTTTCCGGTCCGTGGTGCTGGCAAAGGCAAAGACGTCGTGAAAGCCGTGGATAACGTTAGTTTTCATATTCACAAGGGAGAGACATTTGGGCTGGTTGGAGAATCTGGCTGTGGCAAATCAACGACTGGACGCAGCATTGTGAGACTCTTCGATGTAACGGACGGAAGCATTATGTTTGGCGGACAGGATGTTGCCAAGATGAATGAACGCCAGTTGAAGCCGTTTCGCAAACGAATGCAGACGATTTTCCAGGACCCTTATTCTTCACTAAATCCGGGTATGGATGTTCAGCAGATTATTAGTGAACCCATGGAAATTCATAATTATGCTTCCAAGGCAGAGATGAAGGGACGAGCGCTTGACCTGATGAACCGTGTGGGCCTGAAGCCAGAACACGCGGAGCGTTATCCGCATGAATTCAGTGGAGGGCAGCGTCAGCGGATCAGCATTGCCCGGGCATTGTCGGTGAACCCGGAATTCATTTTGTGTGATGAGCCGTTGTCCGCTCTGGATGTGTCCGTACAGGCACAGGTGGTCAATATGCTTGAAGATCTGCAGGCAGAGATGGGACTGACCTATTTGTTCATTGCCCATGATTTGTCGATGGTACGCCACATCTCGAACCGGATCGGTGTGATGTACCGCGGCAAATTAGTGGAAGTTGCACCAACGGAGGAACTGTACCGTAATCCGGTACATCCGTACACCCAGGCATTGCTGGCGGCAATCCCTGTACCTGATCCAAGTGTACGGAACGTGGCACCACCGGTCTACAGCGGGGATACCGATCCTTCCGCCCGGGGACGGGATGAAGAACCAGAGTGGATGGAAGTTTCGCCAGGACACTTTGTATCCGGCTATCGGGACAGGATATAATGGACTAGGCTTGGATATGTGGATAGAGTGTATAAGGTATAGAGGAAGGTGTGAGCAGGATGAGTGCTGAATTTAAGTTGTCCCAAAATACAGCCATTCGGTTGGAACAGGCACGTGGCAAAGGCATGTCGGATGCAGCTTTGTTGGAAGCGATACAAGCCAAAGATGTGTCTGCTTTTGATGCCGTGTCTGAGGAGCACTACAGATATGATGATCTTTTCTCCTATGCGGACGAGCATGGCGAGAATCTGGAAGGTGCGGTTAAAGACGGTTACCGGATTACCTTTAACACTCGTGGTGGTCTGGGCATCTACTTGGAGAAGTCCTTCGGATTACAGCCGGAGAAAGACTTTACTGTCGGTGAAGGCATCGTAACCGGGTTGAAATTAAAACAGGAGCAGGCAGAAGTGCTCGCCAAACGCCTCGCATCAAACTGGGTCATTACCGAGTCTAAGGAAGTGCCTGAGGGCCAAGAGTTGACGTTGAAGCTTAGGGCTTTGGTTTAGTTCATAGCGAATCAACGGATAGGGAGTCTGACTGCGAAATGTCAGATAACAGGCTGTCCCGTTTGCAGTGAATAACTGCGGCGGGATAGTCTTTTTTTTTGCAAAAATAGAGGTGGGAGATTACAATCTACATATCATTAATCGGATGGAACATGAATTTGGAGTGTATTGCTTCCGGGATAGAGAGGGGACTAACATAATGAATCAACTAACTTTCTTGGGAACCGGGGATGCGATGGGTGTTCCGCGGGTGTATTGTGATTGCGCCGTTTGCACAGAAGCCCGAATTACGGGGATCAACCTTCGCAAACGTGCTGCTGTTTTGATTCATAGTGATGGCGAGCACGAACCTTTCATGATTGACTGCGGACCGGACTGGAGGTCACAGATGGAAGACCAAGGGATGCGGATGGTGCAGACGCTGCTGATCACACATGCGCATTTTGATCATATTGGAGGCCTGCCTGAATGGGCAGATGCGTGTCGCTGGTTGGGTGTAAAAGGGCAGTTGTATGCACCACGGGAGGTGATTGCGACCATTCGGAGCCAATTTCCATGGCTCGGTCGTCATATGGATTTTATGGAAACAGATGCGGATATCGAGCTTGGTGGATGGAAGGTGCACTCCTGGAAGGTGTGCCACGGTCATAATGGCTATTCGTATGCGTATCGACTGGAACGTGAAGGGTACAGCTGGGCATATTGCTCGGATGCCATTGATCTGAATGCTTCGGAGAAGCAGCCGTTGTACGGGCTGGATCTGCTGGTCCTTGGAACGAGCTTTGTTCATGAACTTGCGGAATTCTCCACCCGCTCGGTGTACGATATGGTTGAGGCGCAGGAGCTGTTGCAGGATTTGCAGCCGGGGCAGACCTATTTTACACATATGTCTCACGACGTGGATATACGCCAGAATTATGATTTGGATCAAGGGATTACGCTGGCACTTACCGGTCTGAAGGTGAAGTTGGGAGAATAGGACAGCCATGCTAAAAATAAATTCAGAAGAGCGTATCCTTTGCCGGAGGTTCTTCGTTTACATAGTGTAAGGCAAATACAGCAAGTGAATTGAAGCAAGATCAATCAGGAACCAACAAAGGGGGGCCCCAAACATGGCCTTTGTGAAGTCCGTGGATTGCAGAATCAACAGACCACATGAGAATAAACGAATTGAATCATATAGCCATTCCGGTGTTCAAACCGGATATACGTTAGAGCAAACGATGGAAGCTGCGCTGCCGGATCTGCTGGGTTCGTTGTATGCCTATTGCATGTCATTGACAGGTTCAGTTTGGGAGACAGAGGATCTGGTTCAGGATACATGTGTTAAAGTACTATCCTCTTCAGCTACCCGAAGAACGAGCATGACAGAGGACATGAACTGGGAAGCCTATCTCATCCGCGTTGCGCGCAACACCTGGATTGACGCCATACGGAAGCGTGAGACATTGGCGAGCAAACTGGAAAGCATGAAGCCATTGATGCAGGAATATGAGGAAGAAGGGCGTTTCGAGGAAGTTGAGTTCGCTGTTCAGATCCTTGTGGATGAACTGCCACCGTGGCAGCGAGCGATATATATGTTACGTGATTTAATGGGATATACGACGGTAGAGACTGCTGAACTGTTGGATACGACGGAAGGTGCGGTCAAAGCTGCCCTGAGTCGTGCCCGCTCTGCCCTGGCCAAAGTGAGGCACAGCCTGAACGAACCGGATTCTGACCATACGAATCAAGTGGATGAGGACCAACAAAATCGGGAGGAATTGCGCAGTTATTTACTGGCGTTCCGCAGTGGTGATACAGCCCGTTTAATTGATCTATGCCTGAATCAGACGGATGATCCGATGGCTGTGGCGGGGACGATTTTGCAGCAGACTCTGCCGTCTCAATCGATGCAGCCCGTGATGTACAGTTATTCATGCTCCGATACGAATTCCATGTCGTATGGGGGAGGATATACGGTCAGCATGGTTGCGTAAACCGGGGAGGCAAATTGCATGAACGTGGTACCTTATGTTGTTGAACAGACAGCCCGCGGAGAGCGGAGCTATGATATTTATTCCCGTTTGCTGAAAGATCGGATCATTATGGTATCCGGGGAAATTGAGGATCAGATGGCCAACGCCATCGTGGCCCAGTTGTTGTTTCTGACCGCAGAGGACCCGGAGAAGGATATCCAGATGTATATTAACAGTCCTGGCGGTTCCGTGACTGCCGGATTCTCCATCTATGACACGATGCAATTCGTGAAGCCTGACATTTCCACGATCTGCACAGGTATGGCGGCCAGCTTCGGTACGATCCTGCTGGTTGGTGGAACAAAAGGGAAACGGCTTGCATTGCCAAACAGCGAAATCATGATTCACCAGCCGCTTGGCGGAACACGGGGGCAGGCCTCGGATATGTTGATTCATGCCAACCGGATTATCCAGCACCGTCAGCGACTTAACAAGCTGCTTGCTGATCATACGGGACAGCCGATGGAGCGGATTGAAAAGGATACAGATAGAGATTACTTCCTGACCGCTGCGGAAGCCGTCGAGTATGGTCTTGTGGATAAGGTGATATCCAGCACGTAAGGGACGAAAGGCAAGGATTGAATTTCGTCTTTTTGAATTAGCAGGTTAGCCAGTAATTGCTGGTTAGCCTTTTTTGTCATTTTACGATGAGATAAGTCAGGAGCACATGGTGTCTTTGGCTTTCGGGGCTAGGTCTGTATTGGTGTTGGAAACAAATGTGAAATAACCATTGACTAAAAGTATATATAGTGTGTATATTTTATATATACACTATGTGCGCAAGCGACTGAATTATGACCATGAGGTGAGGTAACATTAGAATTCTAATATCCAATGCATCAAGCGATCCGATCTACATACAGATCCTGACCCAGATTAGACAGAGCATTTTAAGCGGGGAACTGGCTGCAGGGGAGACTCTGCCCTCAATCCGTCAACTTGCGAAGGATCTACAGGTGAGTGTAATTACAACCAAACGTGTCTATGAGGAGCTGGAGAAAGAGAAGCTGATTGATTCTGTCGTAGGCAAAGGCAGTTTTGTCTCCGGGGCCAATCAGGATTTTATTCGGGAACAGCGGCTGAAGCGAATGGAAGAGAAAATGCTCGATATCCTTCGTGAGAGCAAGGAACTGGGCATGAGTGCTCAGGAAGTAATTAAGCATTTTACGTTGTTAGTGGAGGAGGAACACACATGACGAACGCAATTGAATTGCGCAACCTATCGAAAACGTACCCCTTATTCAAACTGGATCAGATATCTTTGGATGTAAAACAAGGGTATATTACCGGACTTATCGGACCTAACGGGGCGGGGAAAAGCACACTGATCAGCCTGATTACCGGATTGATTCGTCCAGACTCCGGGAGCATCAGAACGTTGGGAAACGCGATCCCTACTCAGGAAGTTAACGTTAAGGAGCGCATTGGTATTGTTTCTGATGAATGTTTCTATTATGAGCATCTTACGATACGTGAAATGAAAAGCATGATTGCTCCCTTTTATAAGAAATGGGATGAAAAGCAATTTAACTGCTATCTGGAGCAATTCGAATTGTCTCCCAAAAAGAAGATTCAGGAACTGTCCAAAGGCATGAAAATCAAATTTTCACTGGCTGTCGCTTTATCTCACGATGCAGAGCTGCTTATCATGGATGAGCCGACATCCGGGCTTGATCCTGTGTTTCGGAGAGAACTGCTTGACCTGCTTGCAGATATGATACAGGATGAGACCAAATCCATTATTTTCTCGACTCATATCACAACCGATTTGGAGCGTATAGCAGACTATATTACGTTCATCAATAAAGGAAGGATTATATTTAATGAAACAAAGGATGATGTGCTTGAAAGGTACACGATCGTAAAAGGAGACATGAAGCTGCTAGATGCGGACACCCGAAGGCAATTCGTTGGAATCCGTGAGACAGCGGTCGGTTTTGAAGGCTTGGCAGATAACAGGGCGGAGGTAGAACGATTGTTTGGTAATGATGCTCTTTTACACAGACCCTCACTCGAAGATCTCATCTATTTTACGGCCAAGGGGGAACGGCATCATGCTTAACTTGATTCGCAAAGATTATATCGCTTTGAAAAGTTCGCTATGGACGATTATTTTTTATTTTGTTGTATTCAGTGTCGCATTTATCCCGACAGTGGAAATGTCGATGTATTTTGTAGGGATCTATACCGCATTCGGTTCAATTATGCTTGCAACCATGATTGATATCAAAAACCATAATCATAAATTTCTTGTCACGCTCCCGATCAGCCGCAGAAACATTGTGCAAGCGAAGTATCTGTCTGCCGTTCTCTATACACTTTTTGGAGTTTTCGCTTCGTCTGGCGCTCACTGGCTGCTTAACGTTCTTTTCCCTGAATTGAACAAGCCTGACCTATCGGCACTGGACATCCTGATTTCGATTGGAATGGTGCTTGTTCTAATTTCGATCTACATGCCTCTTTTTTACGCCCTTAGTAAAAAGGGAGCCGGAATCATTAATACGGTATTCATGTTCGTTCTTATTATTTTAGCGCAACCTGTTGCCTGGCTCATGAGTATGGCAGGAGAGAACGGAATGGGGCGTGCTTCGGTTTATGTTGTGGTTTCAGTTTGCATTCTTCTATTATTCATTGCCTCCTATTTTGTAACGGTCCGTCTGTTTGCAAGGAAGGATCTATAGGATGAATGAATAAGAATTTCAATAAAAAATAAAAACATCAGCTTTCTGTTTAGTCTGGCATTCGAGATGACAGAGCTCAAAAAGTCGCCATATGGCGACTTTTTGTGTTACGGAAGATGTTATATCTTCGCAACCTGCCGGACAAGTTATTCGTTCATATGCAAATACAGATTTTTGCAAAAGGAACATTATAAAAATTTGGTCAGCGCAATCAGCCTGCTCATGCCTTCC from Paenibacillus sp. JNUCC-31 includes:
- a CDS encoding ABC transporter ATP-binding protein, with amino-acid sequence MTNAIELRNLSKTYPLFKLDQISLDVKQGYITGLIGPNGAGKSTLISLITGLIRPDSGSIRTLGNAIPTQEVNVKERIGIVSDECFYYEHLTIREMKSMIAPFYKKWDEKQFNCYLEQFELSPKKKIQELSKGMKIKFSLAVALSHDAELLIMDEPTSGLDPVFRRELLDLLADMIQDETKSIIFSTHITTDLERIADYITFINKGRIIFNETKDDVLERYTIVKGDMKLLDADTRRQFVGIRETAVGFEGLADNRAEVERLFGNDALLHRPSLEDLIYFTAKGERHHA
- a CDS encoding ABC-2 transporter permease, whose product is MLNLIRKDYIALKSSLWTIIFYFVVFSVAFIPTVEMSMYFVGIYTAFGSIMLATMIDIKNHNHKFLVTLPISRRNIVQAKYLSAVLYTLFGVFASSGAHWLLNVLFPELNKPDLSALDILISIGMVLVLISIYMPLFYALSKKGAGIINTVFMFVLIILAQPVAWLMSMAGENGMGRASVYVVVSVCILLLFIASYFVTVRLFARKDL